The genomic stretch GACTCCCCGTGATGATGGAAAAAAAGAATAAAATACTTATCCTTGACTGCGGTTCTCAATACACACAACTTATAGCCAGGCGTGTCAGAGAACTTGGCGTCTTCAGTGAGATACTTTTCTGGGACGCTGCAGAGGATAAAATCAATGAAACGGTTCCGGCAGGAATTATTATTTCCGGGGGGCCACGCAGCGTGCTTGACAAAGATTCTCCCTTCATTCCGATGTCTGTACTGAAATCAGGGATCCCAATACTTGGCATATGCTACGGAATGCAGATCCTTGCTCATCAGTTTGGAGGCAAGGTCCAGCGTGGCAGCGCCGCCGAGTACGGGCGTGCCAGGGTCAGGCTGCTTGGCCGCGGCCGCGTGTTCGATAAACTTGCTGACGAGAAGATCCTCGATGTATGGATGAGCCACTGGGATCAGGTCGTCGGACTTCCTGACGGATTTGTTGCGACGGCCGTCAGTGAGAGCGGAGCCCTTGCCGGCTTTGAGTCATCTGACGGCAGGATAAGCGGTCTGCAGTTCCATCCGGAAGTCGTACACACGCCGAAGGGAAGCGAGATACTTTCGGCCTTCCTCTTTGATATATGCGGCTGCACGGCCGATTGGGACCTTGGGCACAACTGGATAGACCGCGAAATAGAGAAGATACGCAACATGGTAGGGAGCGGCAGGGTAATCTGCGGTCTATCCGGGGGAGTGGATTCAACTGTCTCGGCTGTTATCACTTCCAGGGCAGTCGGAAAGAATCTTTTCTGTATTTTTGTCGACCATGGGATGCTACGTAAAGATGAGGGCAGACAGGTCATGGAGACATACAAATCCTTGCATCTCAACGTTCGCTATGTCGATGCTGAGGAGCGATTCCTCAAAGCCTTGGCAGGAGTAACTGACCCTGAGGAAAAGCGCAAAATTATCGGAGAGCTATTCATACGTGTGTTTGAGGAAGAGGCGCGCAGAATAGGCGGCTCGGACTGGCTGCTTCAGGGGACCATATATCCGGATGTTGTTGAGAGCGGTCACGGCGGAGGGGGAGTCATCAAGAGCCACCATAATGTCGGAGGATTGCCTGATGATATGAAAATGCAGCTCCTTGAGCCACTCAGAGATCTTTTTAAGGACGAAGTAAGGGCCGTGGGAAAGGTTCTTGGTATTGAACCGCATTTTCTGCAGCGCCATCCTTTCCCCGGCCCCGGGCTTGCCGTGCGCTGCCTCGGTGAACTCAAGAAAGAGAGGCTGGATGTTTTGCGCGAGGCGGATGCGATATTTATAGAGGAGATACGAAAATTCGGACTCTACGACGAGATATGGCAGGCGTTCTGCACGCTGCTGCCGGTCCGCAGCGTAGGAGTTGTCGGCGACGTGAGGACATACGGTGAGACTATAGCTCTTCGTGCGGTAGCATCGCTTGACGCAATGACAGCAGAATGGGTGCACCTGCCTTATGAGCTTTTGGATACAGTCTCACGCCGTATCTGCAATGAGGTCCCGCATGTCAACCGTATCGTTTTTGATGTTACGAGCAAGCCGCCTGCAACGATAGAGTGGGAATGACAAGGAGATGTATTTTTGAATACTATGAAATCTAAGGCAGCGGAAGTCAGACTTGATTTTGCGAGGAGAGAAAGAAAGGGGTTTTCTGAGGTTATTTTCTGCCCCGGAAAGTCCGATGAGCAGTTGCGTGTAATTGCGGAAGATATAAATACAAAAAGGCTGGATACTGCCTTCAGCAGGATGAGCGTTGAGCAGTATGAGCTTATTGCGTCTGTTATCTCTCCGTTCCGTTATGATCCTGTTTCGCGGCTGGGAATGACAGGGTACAACAGAATAGAACCTAACGGATCTGCCATTGTTGTGTTGTCTGCTGGCAGCACAGATGTTCCTGTGGCGGAAGAGGCGGCAGGCATAGCGGAATTTTCGGGCTGTGCTGTCAAGCGTTTTTACGACGTCGGAGTAGCTGGTATCCACAGGCTCTTAGAAGTGCTGCCTGAAGTATGTGAAGCTGACGCTGTCATAGTGGCGGCAGGCATGGACGGGGCTCTTCCAAGTGTAGTCGCTGGTCTGGTGCCTTCGCTGGTGATTGGGTTGCCTACATCCGTGGGCTATGGGATAGCTGAAAACGGTAAGACAGCTCTTCGTTCAATGTTGTGTTCTTGCAGCCCAGGCCTTGTTGTCGTTAACATAGACAACGGGATAGGTGCTGGACTTGCGGCTGTTATGGCGGTATGTAGGAAATAAACGGGGGGGAGTTTCATCGTTGAAAGATGAAAGATATTTTGTAATATCAAATAAAATCAAAGAGAGTGTAGTTCCTTTTGTGCTGCTTCTCCTGTTTTTTCTGTTGCTGACATATATTATCATCTCTCCTCTTGCACGGCCGCTGCTATGGTCCGGAGTGCTTTCATATTTCGCATACCCGTTCTATAAATATGTACACGGAAAAATTTTTAAAGGCGGCTATGCAAATATAGCAGCCGGGCTTACGACTGCAGCGATACTTTTTTTTATGTTTATTCCGATGCTTCTTCTGGGGCTTTTTCTGATTAAGGAGTTTGTTAAAGTATATGCGGCGATAATGGAGAGCGGTTTTCTCAGAGGTCCATACAGTGATATCCTGCTCAGGTTCAGGGATGTTCCAATACTTGGCAGCCTCATATCTAAATTTGATTTTCTCCGCGGTATGCCGATACTGGAGTCTATAGTAGGCAGCACTATCAACTGGGCTACCGGAGTTGCAAGAGTTATTTCCAAAGGAATAGTGGGGAATGCGTTCAAAATTTTCTATCTGCTGGCAGTAGTGACTGTCTCATCGTTTTTTTTTGTCAGGGACGGGCATAAGATCTTTCCCTATATAAAGGATATCATACCGCTCCCAACCGAGGCCAGAGATAGTTTTGTTAACAGGGCTGCAAAGATGTTGAGGGCAGTTGTGTACGGCATTATATTCACGGCAGGCGTACAGGGTTGCCTGGGTGGGTTTGGCTGGTGGTTTGTCGGGCTTTCGCACCCGATTTTATTTGGTTTTCTTATGTTTATAACAGGGATGATACCATTTGTCGGTACGCCCATTGTTTGGATACCGGGCTCCATTGTCCTGCTTTTGCAGAATGACATCTCAGGAGCCCTTATGCTTCTTGGGTGGGGGGTTGGTGTAGTAAGCATGGTGGACAACTTCATCAGACCTTACTTTATATCTGAGGAGAGCAAAATACATATGCTTGTAATATTTATAGGCATCTTTGGCGGGCTTTTCAACTGGGGTTTTCTTGGGTTGTTTATCGGTCCGATTATTTTATCGCTTGGTATTTTTATGCTTGATATATACAAGGCCATAGTGGCGGAGCAAAGCATCGGTACATTGCCAGATGACAAATTATCAGATGAGGAGCGGACAACATGATAAAAATAATTGCTGTGTCAGGTTATAAAAACAGCGGTAAAACGACGCTCTGCAGAAAACTGCTTGCTGAGCTACAAAAACTTGGGATAAGAACGGGTTATATCAAAAGGACTTGCGAAAATGTCCTAATGAATGAAAAGACTGACACAGGCTCTGTAACTGATATGGGAACAAGAACGCTGCTGTGGGGGAAAGACGGGCTTAGGTGTGAAGCTCCAGCCGATGAGACAACGACACCTCAGTGTATAGCTTCGAGATATTTTCCGGACGCTGAGCTACTGATACTTGAAGGCGGCAAAGAACTGGAGATCCCCAAAATATGGGTGTGTTCACATGGGGAGAAGGCGCTTGATCATCCGGGGATATTTCTCGTTTATGACCGCTTTGGTACCGGAGACGGAGAGAAGATATTCAGTGAAGGTGACGAGGCGGCCATTGCCGAAAGGCTGTCAAGACTTGTGCGCGGGGCCGCTTACAGGAGTTCTAAGGTATATATCGGAGATGCCCCTCTGCCGATGAAAGGTTTTGTTGCAGATTTTATAAGAGGAGGGATACTGGGTATGATAGCATCTTTAAAAGGCGCTAATAATACGGATGCCCAGGTAAGGGTTTATCTTGACGCCAACACGGAAGGAAAGAACATTTAGATCCTCTTGGTTTTGAAGAGAGAAAATATTCAATGATCTTCGATGTCCGGGTGTTCTGCAATCGTTTTGCATGAAAATTTTGAGTATTATTTATATTGCAGCAAAGCTGTTATCTGTTTTTTTGATTTAAATTATCTCCTAAACCCGGCACACAAAAAATAAATGTATTTTTTGTAAAACATTAGCCTTTTTCTCGTAATCGACCCTATATACAGTTGAAAATTGCATTAAACACGGATATAATCATCAGTTGGGTCGACTGTAAAGGTCGATAACACCAAACCTTTGAGGGGGTCACTTCAGCAATGGGAATTTTGTATATCATAGGAGGCATAGGCGTAGCTGCACTTTTGTATGCAGCATACGCTTCTGGAAAGATTAGGTTATTTAAAGTCGATAATGACAAGATAAATGAACTTTCCGGCATCATTCAGAGCGGGGCAATGGCATTTCTGTACAGGGAATACAAAGCTCTTATACCATTCGTAATTATAGTCGGAGCTTTACTCGCATGGAAAATAGGCGTGCCCAGTGCTATATGCTTTGTCTCAGGAGCACTTTGCAGTGCCCTTACAGGTTACATTGGGATGAGGGTAGCGACTAAGGCGAACGGGAAGACTGCATTTGCTGCAATGAGCGGAATGAACAATGCACTTGCCATCGCGTTTACCGGCGGAAGCGTTATGGGTATGACTGTTGTCGGAGTAGGACTTCTTGGAATTCTTGCAATGTTTGTCTTCTTCGGAGATCCAAGCATCATCACAGCGTTTGGTTTTGGTGCAAGCTCAATAGCGCTTTTTGCGCGTGTCGGGGGCGGTATATATACCAAGGCGGCAGATGTGGGGGCCGACCTTGTCGGTAAAGTAGAGGCCGGCATACCGGAAGATGACCCGCGTAACCCCGCAGTTATAGCTGATAATGTCGGCGACAACGTTGGAGACATTGCAGGCATGGGGGCGGACCTGTTTGAATCCTATGTAAACTCGATCATTGCATCAATGGCAATAGGAGCTATCGTAGCAGGGCTTGCCGGTGTTATGTATCCGCTTATGCTTGCCGCCGTAGGTATTATTTCGTCGATACTGGGGACGTTTTTTGTCCGCGTAAAAGAAGGCGGAGATCCGGCCAAGGCACTTCGTTACGGACTTGGATCAACAGGACTTTTTATGATAATAGGCACATTCTTCCTTACACGCTGGGTTTTCTCAGGAGATCTGACTCTATTTTACGCGGTTGTTTCAGGTGTTCTTGCCGGTATTCTTATAGGTGCGGCAACAGAATATTATACTTCAGGTGATTACAGCAGCGTCCAAGAAATAGCTGCGGCATCAGAAACGGGAAGTGCCACCAACATACTTGCCGGTCTTGGAGTCGGCATGAAATCAACAACTATACCGGTTATGTTTGTCTGTGCAGCTATACTTGCGGGTGTACACTTTGGTGGTCTCTACGGGATCTCATGTGCAGCGGTAGGGATGCTTGCAATAACCGGAATGGCTCTCTCTGTTGACGCTTACGGACCTATATCTGATAACGCCGGTGGGATCGCTGAAATGGCAGACCTCCCCAAAGAAGTTCGCGAAATCACTGACAGACTTGACGCGGTTGGCAATACAACGGCAGCGGTGGGCAAGGGGCTTGCCATCGGATCAGCTGCGCTTACCGCGCTTGCCCTCTTTGTCACGTATGCCCAGGCTACTAATCTTTCAGCAATAGATCTTAAGGACCCGAGGGTTATGGTGGGGCTCTTTATAGGAGGGCTTCTCCCCTTTGTCTTCAGTGCATTCTCCATTCAGGCAGTCGGCCGTGCCGCAGAAAAAATGATTGAAGAAGTACGCCGGCAGTTCCGTGAAATTCCAGGAATAATGGAAGGCACAGGACGTCCCGAATATGAGCGCTGTATTGACATTTCAACATCGGCTGCCTTACGTGAGATGGTCCTTCCCGGGCTGATGGCAGTACTGGTTCCGGTTATAGTAGGTTTTGTCCTTGGTGCACAGGCACTTGGCGGTCTTCTTGCCGGTTCAATTGTAACAGGTGTCATGATGGCGATCTTTATGTCAAACGCAGGCGGGGCATGGGACAATGCCAAGAAGTATATTGAAGCGGGCCATCACGGAGGTAAGGGGACGGCGGCCCATGCAGCGGCAGTAGTAGGAGATACAGTCGGTGACCCGTTTAAAGACACTGCAGGACCCAGCCTAAACATACTTATAAAGCTCATGTCCGTAGTTGCCACGGTCCTTGCTCCGTTGTTTATATAAAAAAGCATTGCAGTTTTTGCGTTAAATTTTGTGATAATGGTCTAGAGGGAGAGTCTTGCTCTCCCTCTGACCTTCTTTTTACGGGGGTGCGCTATGCTCAACGATGATGTTCGGGAAGTTAAATCAAAAATTGATATTACGGAAATCGTTGGGGATTATGTTGCGCTGCGTAAAAACGGGCGGACTTTTTGGGGGCTCTGCCCTTTTCACAGTGAAAAAACTCCCTCTTTCAGCGTCTCGCAGGAGAGGCAGACCTTTCACTGTTTCGGGTGCGGCAAGGGCGGGGATGTTTTTACTTTTCTAATGGAGATAGACCATCTTGAATTCAGGGAGGCCCTTGAGCGTTTGGCTGAAAAGGCCGGAGTCAAGCTTCATGCAAGGGCGGGCATAAATACACGGGACACAAAAGCATGTTGCGATATAAACATGCAGGCTCTTGAATTTTTCAGAAGGGCACTTGAGGGGAGCGGCGGTGAGGTTGCCCGCGCTTATCTTATGAGACGCAGCATACCGCCCGGAGCCAGCAGAAGATTTGAACTTGGGTGGGCCCCTTCGTCGTGGGATGCGTTGCTGGATCATCTGATAAAAAATGGTTTCACTAAAAGCCAGATTATTGAAAGCGGCCTTGTGGCGCAGGGTGACAATGGACTCTATGACCGTTTCAGGGGAAGGATTATGTTTCCGATATACAGTATTACAGACAGGCTTATAGGTTTTGGAGGGCGTATCCTTGATGGAGACGGTGCAAAATATATCAATAGTCCAGAAAGCCCGCTTTTTAACAAGAGAAATAACCTATACCTGCTTAACAAAGCTAAAATGTCAATTCGTGAAAAGGGCAGCGTCATATTGGTAGAGGGCTATATGGATGCTATCAGAGCTCATTTGTCCGGTTTCACTAATACTGTAGCGTCGCTTGGCACGGCACTTACCGAATCGCAGGCCGCACTGATCAAAAGGATCACAGGTCTATGTTATATCTGTTATGATTCCGATGCCTCAGGCCAGGAGGCTGCACTTCGGGGTATGTATGTGCTTCAGAAACAGGGTATATCTGTTAAGGTGGTATGTCTGTCAGGAGGCAAGGACCCGGATGAGATACTCCTTCAGGAAAATGGGACCGATATATTCCTGTCAGCTATTGAAAAAGCACTGCCGCTTCCCTTATATCATGCTATGCTGCGAAGTACGGAAATGAATATACCGGAAAAGTCCCTTGCCGCCAGAAATGACCTGCTGGATGGCCTGGCTTCGCTCTCCGTGTTTGACGTACTGCCATATCTTGATAAAATTGGGCAGTACCTTGGTATATTTTCACATGAACTTAAAAAAGAGATAGAATCAAGGCAGGAAAAGGTCAGAGGCAGGAATACGAGGCGTATTCCGGAGGATGATTTTCCCGGTTTTGAAGAGAGTGTCAATAAAGAACAGCCTGCAGATGATCTTGAATGTATGTTCTGCAGTCTGCTTTGGGAAAGCGAACCGCTAAGGGCTGAATTCAGTCCTGAGATGGTTATCCCTTTTATTCGAGATCCAGGCATACAGAATATTATCACGGCACTTCTTTCTGGTGATCGCCCCGAACAGCTGGAGACCAGATGGCGTCAGATGGGGGATATAAGAGGACAGAATCTTATTGCCAGAGGAAACGGGATGCTTGCAAGAGACGGACTTGATGCCGGATCCGCGTACAAGTTGGCTGATGTGTTGAGAAAACGCTGTATAGAGGACAGGGTCTTTACATTGAGGACAAAAATGACAAAGGGAACTGCAACGGAAGCAGAGCAGCTTGAATATCAACAACTGTCCAGAATACTCAAGGGAGGGAAATCCGGGGCATGAAGACAAATAAGTTGGAAGAAAAGTCCACAGCAAAAGATAAAGAGGTCATGAAAAAGGAGAAAGCCGTACTTTCTGAGGAGCTTGATGTTAAACCTTTTAAAAATTTCACCTCCGAGCATGGTTTGGATGATGGTTTTGCGGCTGATGATCCGGATGATAATTTTGAATCTGTTGACATTGAGGCTGAATCTGCGGACTCATCAAAAATTACAGAGGACATCAAGATAATCTGCGAGGAAGAACCGATCGTGGAATCTGATGCTGAGCGCTCAGATAATCCTGAGGAAGGGGATACCGCCGAATACGCAGCTTATATAGACAATGTTCGTGACCTGCTGCATGAGGGAAGAGAAAAGGGCTTTGTTACTTACGAGGATATAGAAAAACGTATGCCTAAGGACTTTCTTACTGCAGATATCCTGGATAATCTCTATATGAATCTCATGGAGCTTGGCGTTGATGTCGTAGATGAGCCGAAAACGAAGGTCGACCCGTCAGAGGGAGAGGTCATGCTTCCTACAGCGGCTAACACGGAAGAAATGGGGGACCTTGAAGATCTTCCTCTGTCAGATCCGGTACGCATGTATCTGCGAGAGATAGGGAAGATATTGCTTCTCACATCTGATGATGAAGTTATGCTTGCAAAAGGCGTTGAAGCAGGAGATATGCCTTGCAAAGACAGGCTTGTAGAAGCTAATTTAAGGCTTGTCGTCAGCATAGCCAAGAAATATATCGGCCGCGGGATGCTCTTCCTTGATCTGATCCAGGAGGGCAATCTAGGCCTGATAAGAGCTGTCGAAAAATTTGACTACCGCAAGGGGTACAAATTCAGTACCTATGCCACTTGGTGGATCAGACAGGCAATAACGAGGGCGATTGCGGATCAGGCGAGGACAATACGCATACCGGTCCACATGGTAGAGACGATAAATAAACTTATACGCGTATCTCGTCAGCTCGTTCAAAGGTTGGGCAGAGAGCCCACCGCCGAGGAGATCGCGTCAGAGATGGAGATCCCTTCCGACAGAGTGGAGGAGATACAGCGCATTGCACAGGAGCCTGTCTCTCTTGAGACCCCTATCGGAGAGGAAGAGGATAGCCAGCTTGGCGATTTTCTTGAAGATAAAGATCTCCCCAGCCCCGAAGAAGCTGCAGCGAGCCAGATCCTTAGGGAACAGCTTGATGAGATGCTGGATGATCTTACCGACAGAGAGCGTGAGGTTCTGCGCCTCCGGTTTGGTCTGGAGGACGGACACGCGCATACACTCGAGGAAGTGGGACGGCGTTTCGGTGTCACCCGGGAAAGGATCCGCCAGATAGAGGCAAAGGCCCTAAGAAAACTTCGTCACCCCAGCAGAAGCAAAAAACTTAAGGATTTTCTCGAGTAGCAGAGATCCCGGATGTTTTCAGTATTAAAGTAAACATTCCACACCACCGCTGCGGCCAAAAGACATTTGCAACATGCCGCAGCGACGGTATCTTTTACAGACGGCTATTTTATTTGCAGACATTGCTAATTATTGTACTAAATGCGGATAGGGATTATACTTTCCGTGTCTTTGTGAAGATAGTGAGGTACCGATATGAGACTTGATAAATTTCTCAAATTGTCAAAACTTGTAAAGCGTCGGACTGTTGCTCAGGAAATGGCTGAAATTGGGGCTGTACGCATAAATAAGAGGGACAGCAAACCATCATCAAGTGTCTCTGTTGGCGATTTGATTGAAATAGCTTATCCGCGGAGGATCGTTACAGTACGTGTCCTGACTTCCGATGAAACAGCTATTAAACGAAATGCCGTTGCATATGAGTTTGTCGAAGAAAAAAAAGCAGACCAGGATGGGCGTCCATGGTAAAAAACGCAGAAGCAGGAAGGGGTTGTTTTATTTGTCATCTATTGTCAATGTGCACGGCAGAGAGATCCTTGATTCACGCGGGTTTCCTACCGTTGAAGTTGAAGTTACGCTTGACTCCGGCATAGTGGGGCAGGCAAGTGTCCCGTCAGGTACGTCGACAGGAACGTATGAATCCTATGAGCTTCGTGACGGCGATAACGGCAGATATATGGGGCGTGGCGTTCAGAAGGCCGTCAGAAATATCAATGAAGTGATAGCTTTGGAGATCAGAGGGTTTGACCCTCTGGAACAGGATCTTATAGACAGTGCTCTTATCGCGTTGGACGGTACACTTCAAAAAAAACGTCTCGGAGCAAATGCAATTCTCGGCACATCTCTTGCTACAGCACGTGCTGCGGCTAATTCCCTTGGGATCCCTCTGTGGCGTTATCTGGGAGGTCTAAACGCAGACCTGCTTCCGACTCCGCTTATGAACGTTATCAACGGTGGTATGCATGCAAACAACAACCTCAATATACAGGAATTTCTTATAATACCGTACGGGGCGCAGAGCTTTGCAGAGGCACTGCGTATGGGTGCTGAGACGTATCATTCACTAAAAAAAATCCTCATTAAATATAACAAGACGACCGGTACGGGCGATGAAGGCGGTTTCTCCTGTGACTTCAGGGATCAGGAAGAAGCCCTTGACCTTCTCGTAATGGCTATAAGCGATGCGGGTTACCAGCCAGGACATCAGATCTCCATTGGCCTGGATATTGCAGCTAATCAGTTCTGCTCGGACGGGGGATATAAGTTTCCGGGCAGCGACTACAAATATACGTCGGGAGAACTCATAGATATCTATGAGCTGCTATGCTCAAAATATCCGATCATATCCATAGAGGATGGACTTTCGGAGGATGATTGGCAGGGTTGGACTGCAATGACTGAGCGTCTTTCGGGAAAGATACAGCTTATAGGCGACGATCTGTTCGTCACGCACAAGGACAGGCTCCTGATAGGAATGGAAAAAAAAGCTGCGAATGCCGTGTTGGTAAAGCCGAACCAGATAGGCACGCTAAGTGAAGTGCTCAGCGTTGTAGACATCGCAAGACGCGGCGGATACAGGACCATCATATCCCACCGTTCCGGGGAAACAGCAGACAGCTTTATAGCTGATCTTGCCGTAGCAACGGGGGCCGGCCAGATCAAGGCAGGGGCTCCTCGAGGTATGGATCGGCTAAGTAAATACAATCGGCTGCTGAGGATCGAAGAATCAATACAGGGACGATCTCAGTTTGCCGGAATGCCTAAGTAAAACAATTTGTTTACTGATTTATATTGAGAGGTGGCTTAATAAATGAAGGTGGCAGAGCCGACTGTTGAGAGGCTTATACAGTATTACCGTCTGCTTACGCAGATGAAAGAAGAGGGGGGCAAGGTCGTCTCTTCGCTTCAAATCGGAGAAATGCTGGGCATCAAGGCGAGTCAGGTTCGCAAGGATCTTTCTTATTTCGGTGAAATAGGCAAAAGGGGTGTAGGATATCATGTGAACCGCCTGTGCCTTCATATTGAAAATATACTTGCATCCCCCAGAGTATGGAGGGTAGCTCTTGCCGGAGTAGGCAATCTTGGTACGGCGCTCATGGGGCATGCCGCGTTTCAGAGCTATAAATTTACGGTTGAAGCCCTATTTGATATAGATGATGAAAAGGTAGGGCATGAAATTATAGGTGTGCACTGCTGGCACGTAAATGACATCGCGCGTGTCATGGAAGAGAGGAACATCGAAGTACTTTTGCTGGCTGTTCCTGCCTCCGCTGCGCAGAGTTGTGTCGATAAGGCTGTAATGTCTCCGTCTCTCAAGGGAATACTGGCATTTACTCCTGCTACCGTTGTTGTGCCGGATAATATTCTTTTTTATCGTGTTGATATATTTGTCGAACTTGAAAAACTATTGTTCTTTCTAAAGGAGCAGGAAAAATCCAATCGAGAAAAAAGTTCTGTACGATAGTTCTGTCTCATGTTAGAATAAACTCCGTTGCTTTTGGAGTTAGTCAAAAAAGTACATAAATAATATTTTAATAGTGCTTAAGGAGGGTTTCTTTTGGGTCAGCAGAGCGGTCTTGTAGGTATGATGTTACCTCTTGCAATGTTCGCGGCGATTTTCTATTTTTTGATCATCCGTCCGCAAAAGAAGAAACAGAAGGCGCACGAGGAGATGCTTGCCAGTATAAGCAGGGGCTCCACGGTAGTCACGGCAGGGGGCTTTTTTGGTATAGTGCGGGATGTGCTTGATGACAGTTACATTATAGAGCTTGATGAGGGCGTTAAAGCGCGCATACTCAAAAGCTCGATTTCCATGAAGCGGACAGAGGGTATTTCTGACAAACCTAAGAAAAAAAAGGTCAAGAAAACAGCCGAGTCGCTTGATGAAGCTACAGAAAACGTATCCGAGCCGATACAGGAAGCCGAAGTTGTGGATGCCTCTGTCGAAGCAAAGGAAGAAGCATAGCTGTTTCGAGTATTCAAATTTTGCTCTGTTAAACACGGAGAGGACAACTTTGGGGTCCACTCCGTGTTCTGGTGTAAGGAGGCGCTTTCTTTATTATGATGAAAAGAGACAAATGGCGGCTGATCCTGGTCTTGGCAATAGTAGTCATAGCCGCGATAATTACTTTTCCGATACAGGGGAAGGTGCATTTGGGGCTTGATCTGAGAGGCGGAGTTCATATTGTCCTTCAGGCTAAAGGTACCCCGGGGAACCCTGTCACCTCTGACAGCATTGAAAGGCTGTTGACTGTTCTGCGTAACCGTATTGACCAGTACGGGATCGCAGAACCGGTGCTTCAGCGTCAGGGCGAGGACCGTATTGCTATCGACCTTCCGGGAGTAGAAGATCCTGAGGCTGCGCTTGATCTGATAGGACGTACTGCTGTCTTAGAGTTCAGGCAGGTGCTTGGCGAATCTCCAAGAGTTCCCGC from Synergistaceae bacterium encodes the following:
- the guaA gene encoding glutamine-hydrolyzing GMP synthase — translated: MMEKKNKILILDCGSQYTQLIARRVRELGVFSEILFWDAAEDKINETVPAGIIISGGPRSVLDKDSPFIPMSVLKSGIPILGICYGMQILAHQFGGKVQRGSAAEYGRARVRLLGRGRVFDKLADEKILDVWMSHWDQVVGLPDGFVATAVSESGALAGFESSDGRISGLQFHPEVVHTPKGSEILSAFLFDICGCTADWDLGHNWIDREIEKIRNMVGSGRVICGLSGGVDSTVSAVITSRAVGKNLFCIFVDHGMLRKDEGRQVMETYKSLHLNVRYVDAEERFLKALAGVTDPEEKRKIIGELFIRVFEEEARRIGGSDWLLQGTIYPDVVESGHGGGGVIKSHHNVGGLPDDMKMQLLEPLRDLFKDEVRAVGKVLGIEPHFLQRHPFPGPGLAVRCLGELKKERLDVLREADAIFIEEIRKFGLYDEIWQAFCTLLPVRSVGVVGDVRTYGETIALRAVASLDAMTAEWVHLPYELLDTVSRRICNEVPHVNRIVFDVTSKPPATIEWE
- the larB gene encoding nickel pincer cofactor biosynthesis protein LarB, with product MKSKAAEVRLDFARRERKGFSEVIFCPGKSDEQLRVIAEDINTKRLDTAFSRMSVEQYELIASVISPFRYDPVSRLGMTGYNRIEPNGSAIVVLSAGSTDVPVAEEAAGIAEFSGCAVKRFYDVGVAGIHRLLEVLPEVCEADAVIVAAGMDGALPSVVAGLVPSLVIGLPTSVGYGIAENGKTALRSMLCSCSPGLVVVNIDNGIGAGLAAVMAVCRK
- a CDS encoding AI-2E family transporter; the protein is MKDERYFVISNKIKESVVPFVLLLLFFLLLTYIIISPLARPLLWSGVLSYFAYPFYKYVHGKIFKGGYANIAAGLTTAAILFFMFIPMLLLGLFLIKEFVKVYAAIMESGFLRGPYSDILLRFRDVPILGSLISKFDFLRGMPILESIVGSTINWATGVARVISKGIVGNAFKIFYLLAVVTVSSFFFVRDGHKIFPYIKDIIPLPTEARDSFVNRAAKMLRAVVYGIIFTAGVQGCLGGFGWWFVGLSHPILFGFLMFITGMIPFVGTPIVWIPGSIVLLLQNDISGALMLLGWGVGVVSMVDNFIRPYFISEESKIHMLVIFIGIFGGLFNWGFLGLFIGPIILSLGIFMLDIYKAIVAEQSIGTLPDDKLSDEERTT
- a CDS encoding molybdopterin-guanine dinucleotide biosynthesis protein MobB — its product is MIKIIAVSGYKNSGKTTLCRKLLAELQKLGIRTGYIKRTCENVLMNEKTDTGSVTDMGTRTLLWGKDGLRCEAPADETTTPQCIASRYFPDAELLILEGGKELEIPKIWVCSHGEKALDHPGIFLVYDRFGTGDGEKIFSEGDEAAIAERLSRLVRGAAYRSSKVYIGDAPLPMKGFVADFIRGGILGMIASLKGANNTDAQVRVYLDANTEGKNI
- a CDS encoding sodium-translocating pyrophosphatase produces the protein MGILYIIGGIGVAALLYAAYASGKIRLFKVDNDKINELSGIIQSGAMAFLYREYKALIPFVIIVGALLAWKIGVPSAICFVSGALCSALTGYIGMRVATKANGKTAFAAMSGMNNALAIAFTGGSVMGMTVVGVGLLGILAMFVFFGDPSIITAFGFGASSIALFARVGGGIYTKAADVGADLVGKVEAGIPEDDPRNPAVIADNVGDNVGDIAGMGADLFESYVNSIIASMAIGAIVAGLAGVMYPLMLAAVGIISSILGTFFVRVKEGGDPAKALRYGLGSTGLFMIIGTFFLTRWVFSGDLTLFYAVVSGVLAGILIGAATEYYTSGDYSSVQEIAAASETGSATNILAGLGVGMKSTTIPVMFVCAAILAGVHFGGLYGISCAAVGMLAITGMALSVDAYGPISDNAGGIAEMADLPKEVREITDRLDAVGNTTAAVGKGLAIGSAALTALALFVTYAQATNLSAIDLKDPRVMVGLFIGGLLPFVFSAFSIQAVGRAAEKMIEEVRRQFREIPGIMEGTGRPEYERCIDISTSAALREMVLPGLMAVLVPVIVGFVLGAQALGGLLAGSIVTGVMMAIFMSNAGGAWDNAKKYIEAGHHGGKGTAAHAAAVVGDTVGDPFKDTAGPSLNILIKLMSVVATVLAPLFI
- the dnaG gene encoding DNA primase, coding for MLNDDVREVKSKIDITEIVGDYVALRKNGRTFWGLCPFHSEKTPSFSVSQERQTFHCFGCGKGGDVFTFLMEIDHLEFREALERLAEKAGVKLHARAGINTRDTKACCDINMQALEFFRRALEGSGGEVARAYLMRRSIPPGASRRFELGWAPSSWDALLDHLIKNGFTKSQIIESGLVAQGDNGLYDRFRGRIMFPIYSITDRLIGFGGRILDGDGAKYINSPESPLFNKRNNLYLLNKAKMSIREKGSVILVEGYMDAIRAHLSGFTNTVASLGTALTESQAALIKRITGLCYICYDSDASGQEAALRGMYVLQKQGISVKVVCLSGGKDPDEILLQENGTDIFLSAIEKALPLPLYHAMLRSTEMNIPEKSLAARNDLLDGLASLSVFDVLPYLDKIGQYLGIFSHELKKEIESRQEKVRGRNTRRIPEDDFPGFEESVNKEQPADDLECMFCSLLWESEPLRAEFSPEMVIPFIRDPGIQNIITALLSGDRPEQLETRWRQMGDIRGQNLIARGNGMLARDGLDAGSAYKLADVLRKRCIEDRVFTLRTKMTKGTATEAEQLEYQQLSRILKGGKSGA